A genomic window from Quercus lobata isolate SW786 chromosome 10, ValleyOak3.0 Primary Assembly, whole genome shotgun sequence includes:
- the LOC115963896 gene encoding F-box/LRR-repeat protein At5g63520-like isoform X2 → MSEAESSSSSSSSRRSKIKTHCTTTTGLSSSLFALLNDDVLQNILARLPALSFASATCVSKLWNTVCNRVLSRPKFASALSLDPCPFGAVEDVLDKVLSEPIRPHFVIANIARGFELPDAFRPIVRRFKRTPIVISIANGLIGRDALTNEFREANWGATDGDSDDEYGSNIEDTNHGIVLTIGYVPGLKVDAIPLLGNPWEPKVAMTDKFVKDIKKYTASVSGCTSPVAIIMFGERLVDLKPHIDVLDYAMPKETVIVGDERGRFRYNSRGVCGNGYCEDAVALVFARDRHKSSGDIQFRVALSNGVSAIGPKYKAASVTLDGPNSPRRTTSTWLTGRREGDRDILDGQTMLDDISNELDYHYELYPLYIGVNKQRNYCIRSKEKTITSLAFHRVRGGGESSLYVDGFNIRTGDYFQFYRSDRNNASVNLKSLKQDGSSNNCHHKRAVPVNIKKEVFGGFIFSCCGCSDSFFKRRNLVSSPFIEDFPGVPLAGVFCGGEIVRASSGLIEESNKEKSSRCCLHVGSTVYLVMSYTCPEC, encoded by the exons ATGAGCGAGGCAGAGTCgtcgtcatcatcatcctcatcgaGGAGATCCAAAATCAAAACGCACTGTACTACGACAACAGGGTTGTCGTCGTCGTTGTTCGCTCTGCTAAACGACGACGTACTGCAGAACATTCTAGCGAGACTACCAGCCTTGTCGTTCGCATCAGCGACGTGCGTTTCGAAACTGTGGAACACAGTCTGCAATCGCGTCCTCTCTCGCCCTAAGTTCGCTtctgctctctctctcgatCCCTGTCCCTTT GGTGCTGTGGAAGATGTTCTTGATAAAGTGCTATCGGAGCCGATTCGACCGCATTTCGTTATCGCAAACATTGCCCGTGGATTCGAGTTGCCTGATGCTTTTCGCCCT ATTGTGAGAAGGTTTAAGAGAACTCCGATCGTTATTTCTATTGCCAATGGACTAATTGGAAGGGATGCGCTTACCAATGAATTTAGAGAg GCAAATTGGGGAGCTACTGATGGTGATTCAGACGATGAATATGGCTCGAACATAGAAGATACAAATCATGGCATTGTTTTGACTATTGGCTATGTACCAGGATTAAAAGTTGATGCAATCCCACTTCTAGGAAATCCCTGG GAACCCAAAGTGGCAATGACTGACAAGTTTGTGAAGGATATTAAGAAATACACAGCGTCGGTTTCGGGTTGTACATCCCCAGTTGCGATTATAATGTTTGGA GAAAGGCTTGTGGACTTGAAACCCCATATTGATGTGTTGG ATTATGCCATGCCAAAGGAAACTGTGATTGTGGGTGATGAGAGAGGCCGCTTTCGATATAACAGTAGAGGTGTCTGTGGAAATGGCTACTGTGAAGATGCTGTAGCTCTAGTATTTGCAAGGGATAGACACAAGTCTAGTG GGGATATTCAATTTCGTGTTGCATTGTCAAATGGTGTATCGGCAATAGGTCCCAAATACAAAGCAGCTTCTGTTACGTTGGACGGACCTAATTCACCTCGTCGTACTACTTCTACATGGCTTACTGGTAGAAGGGAAGGAGATAGGGATATTCTTGATGGTCAAACAATGTTAGATGATATCAGTAATGAG TTGGATTATCATTATGAGCTGTACCCACTGTACATTGGGgttaataaacaaagaaattaCTGTATTCGGTCAAAGGAAAAGACAATAACATCCTTGGCGTTTCATCGAGTTAGAGG GGGAGGTGAAAGTAGCCTTTATGTCGATGGTTTTAACATCAGAACTGGTGATTACTTCCAATTCTACCGTTCAGATCGTAATAATGCCTCTGTAAATCTCAAAAGCTTGAAGCAAGATGGAAGTTCCAACAATTGTCATCACAAGAGGGCTGTTCCTGTTAATATTAAGAAGGAAGTTTTTGGAGGGTTTATTTTCTCATGTTGTGGGTGCAGTGACTCATTCTTTAAACGCCGCAACCTTGTTAGCTCTCCATTCATAGAGGACTTTCCTGGGGTACCATTGGCAGGAGTATTCTGCGGTGGCGAAATTGTTCGTGCCTCTTCAGGTTTGATTGAAGAAAGCAACAAAGAGAAGTCTTCCCGCTGCTGTCTGCATGTCGGTAGCACAGTTTATCTAGTGATGTCATATACATGTCCAGAGTGTTAA
- the LOC115963896 gene encoding F-box/LRR-repeat protein At5g63520-like isoform X1 yields MSEAESSSSSSSSRRSKIKTHCTTTTGLSSSLFALLNDDVLQNILARLPALSFASATCVSKLWNTVCNRVLSRPKFASALSLDPCPFGAVEDVLDKVLSEPIRPHFVIANIARGFELPDAFRPIVRRFKRTPIVISIANGLIGRDALTNEFREANWGATDGDSDDEYGSNIEDTNHGIVLTIGYVPGLKVDAIPLLGNPWEPKVAMTDKFVKDIKKYTASVSGCTSPVAIIMFGERLVDLKPHIDVLDYAMPKETVIVGDERGRFRYNSRGVCGNGYCEDAVALVFARDRHKSSGIGDIQFRVALSNGVSAIGPKYKAASVTLDGPNSPRRTTSTWLTGRREGDRDILDGQTMLDDISNELDYHYELYPLYIGVNKQRNYCIRSKEKTITSLAFHRVRGGGESSLYVDGFNIRTGDYFQFYRSDRNNASVNLKSLKQDGSSNNCHHKRAVPVNIKKEVFGGFIFSCCGCSDSFFKRRNLVSSPFIEDFPGVPLAGVFCGGEIVRASSGLIEESNKEKSSRCCLHVGSTVYLVMSYTCPEC; encoded by the exons ATGAGCGAGGCAGAGTCgtcgtcatcatcatcctcatcgaGGAGATCCAAAATCAAAACGCACTGTACTACGACAACAGGGTTGTCGTCGTCGTTGTTCGCTCTGCTAAACGACGACGTACTGCAGAACATTCTAGCGAGACTACCAGCCTTGTCGTTCGCATCAGCGACGTGCGTTTCGAAACTGTGGAACACAGTCTGCAATCGCGTCCTCTCTCGCCCTAAGTTCGCTtctgctctctctctcgatCCCTGTCCCTTT GGTGCTGTGGAAGATGTTCTTGATAAAGTGCTATCGGAGCCGATTCGACCGCATTTCGTTATCGCAAACATTGCCCGTGGATTCGAGTTGCCTGATGCTTTTCGCCCT ATTGTGAGAAGGTTTAAGAGAACTCCGATCGTTATTTCTATTGCCAATGGACTAATTGGAAGGGATGCGCTTACCAATGAATTTAGAGAg GCAAATTGGGGAGCTACTGATGGTGATTCAGACGATGAATATGGCTCGAACATAGAAGATACAAATCATGGCATTGTTTTGACTATTGGCTATGTACCAGGATTAAAAGTTGATGCAATCCCACTTCTAGGAAATCCCTGG GAACCCAAAGTGGCAATGACTGACAAGTTTGTGAAGGATATTAAGAAATACACAGCGTCGGTTTCGGGTTGTACATCCCCAGTTGCGATTATAATGTTTGGA GAAAGGCTTGTGGACTTGAAACCCCATATTGATGTGTTGG ATTATGCCATGCCAAAGGAAACTGTGATTGTGGGTGATGAGAGAGGCCGCTTTCGATATAACAGTAGAGGTGTCTGTGGAAATGGCTACTGTGAAGATGCTGTAGCTCTAGTATTTGCAAGGGATAGACACAAGTCTAGTG GTATAGGGGATATTCAATTTCGTGTTGCATTGTCAAATGGTGTATCGGCAATAGGTCCCAAATACAAAGCAGCTTCTGTTACGTTGGACGGACCTAATTCACCTCGTCGTACTACTTCTACATGGCTTACTGGTAGAAGGGAAGGAGATAGGGATATTCTTGATGGTCAAACAATGTTAGATGATATCAGTAATGAG TTGGATTATCATTATGAGCTGTACCCACTGTACATTGGGgttaataaacaaagaaattaCTGTATTCGGTCAAAGGAAAAGACAATAACATCCTTGGCGTTTCATCGAGTTAGAGG GGGAGGTGAAAGTAGCCTTTATGTCGATGGTTTTAACATCAGAACTGGTGATTACTTCCAATTCTACCGTTCAGATCGTAATAATGCCTCTGTAAATCTCAAAAGCTTGAAGCAAGATGGAAGTTCCAACAATTGTCATCACAAGAGGGCTGTTCCTGTTAATATTAAGAAGGAAGTTTTTGGAGGGTTTATTTTCTCATGTTGTGGGTGCAGTGACTCATTCTTTAAACGCCGCAACCTTGTTAGCTCTCCATTCATAGAGGACTTTCCTGGGGTACCATTGGCAGGAGTATTCTGCGGTGGCGAAATTGTTCGTGCCTCTTCAGGTTTGATTGAAGAAAGCAACAAAGAGAAGTCTTCCCGCTGCTGTCTGCATGTCGGTAGCACAGTTTATCTAGTGATGTCATATACATGTCCAGAGTGTTAA